TCGAAGCCTCCGAAGAGGCCGTGGCCGTCATCTCTCTGGGGCATGCATTGCTGCATACCTCGGTGCGACGTTGCTCGTTCCGCCGGGCAGGCGGCCCCGAGCCGAAGCTCAGGGATGTCGAGCGGTCTTGCTCCAGGTGGGGTTTACCCGCGTCCGCGTCACCGCGGAGCGCCGTGCGCTCTTACCGCACGATTTCACCCTTACCGATCGAAAATCTCAGTCATCCTGAGCTTGTCGAGGGCGGTATGTTTCTGTGGCACTTTCCTTCGAGTTGCCCCGACAGGACGTTATCCTGCACCCTGCCCGATGGAGCCCGGACGTTCCTCGACGCTCTCGCGCCGCGACGGCCCAGCGCCCTCCGCGTCGTCGATGGTGGAGGATAGGAGACTCGAACTCCTGACCCCTTGCATGCCATGCAAGTGCTCTACCAACTGAGCTAATCCCCCGCCGGATCGACCGACGTGCATTCCGGACCCGCCGGTGCGTGTCCTGGTTTCGTGGCGGCGCGCGGCTCGAACGCCATGATGAGCGACGGACCGTCAGGATGGTCCGGAGCGTCGCGCTCCCGCCGGAAGCCGGCTTTTTCGAACGCGCGAATCGCGCGCGCATTCGACGCCAGCGGGTCGACGGTAATTTCCGTCCAGCGAAGGCGGTCGCGAAGGTAGAGCGCCAGCGCGCGCACCGCGTCGGAACCGTAGCCGCGGTCACGCGCGTGGGGGACGAGGACGAGGTCGATCCCGCCGATCAGCGGCTCGTCGCTCCAGCCTTGAATGTAGCCGATCGGTTCACCGTCGCGTTCCACGACGAACGACAGCACGATCTCATCGCCGTTTTCGATCCCGAGGTACTCGGCGGCAACCTGTTCGCGCGATTTCGGCAGACCGCCCCAGTATTCAAAGATTTGCGGATCCGTGAACCAGCGCTCGAGCAGCGGCAGATCGGTTTGCGAAACCAGCCGGAGCGCCGTGAGCTCGCCGCGGATCACGCCGACGGTTCGGCGGAGAGATCGATGCGCCAAACGACGAGCTCGCCGTCGACCGGATCGGTGCGCGTTCCGCTGCGCCGGAATCCGTTCTTCACGAGCACGCGCTGCGAGGCGACGTTGTCGACGGCCGTATCGGCGAGTACCGTGCGGACGTCCGGATCGGTCCGTGCCGCGTCGAGCAGCGCCGCGACGGCCTCCGTCGCATGTCCCCGCCGCCGGCGGGTCGCTGCGATCCCGTAACCGATCTCGACCCGTCCGTCGGGGGTCGGCGCGTCTTTGTAGCTGCACAGCCCGACGACCTCATCGCCGGCGACGATCATCCACAGCGGGATGCCGTCGGAGCGCAAACGCCGCGCGACGCCGCGCAGCATCTCGAGATGCGGAACTTCGTCGACGCCGCCGGGCGGCAAGGCGAGGCCGTGCTCCGATGTACCGTCACCGCGAATCATCCAAGCGAAATCCGCATCGCTCGCGGCGACGAGCTTCACGCCGGCGTCACCCGCTCCGGCGGCCCAAAGCGATCAGCTTCGGAAATATCTGTCGATGAAGTCGCCGTATGGCGTTCCGGCGACGTCGAAGCCCGCTTCCGTGACCGCTCGCAGAGCGCCGGACGCGCCCGTTCCCTGTTGCTCGGCAGCGATGATCCCCGCCGCGACCGCGGCGCGCGTCCCGCCGGCTCAATGGACGAGGACCGAACCCTCACGCCCGGCAACCGCGTCGCGAATCCGGTGAATGTCTTCCTTCGTCACCGTGTCGATTGTCCACGGCACGGACGTGTAGTCGACGTCCGTCCCGGCGAGCGCTGCGGCGGTGTCGTTCCCCTCTTCCGCGTCGCCGCGAATGTTGACGACCGTCCGGAAGCGGCCCGACGTCAGCTCGTCCGCCGACGGCTGCCCGCCGACCACGATTCCCCCGATTGTAGCAGCGTTCTTCATACCGTTTCCCTTCGGAGCGCGTCCCCGTAGATTGCCGATAGGCCTCGGCGCTGGATTGGTCCTGCCAGGCCGCGTTGCATGCATGGGATCAGATCGTCCTCAACGCTATAATGGCACAGACCGAACGATCTCGTAGCGATCGATACGCGCCCCGTCCCAGACGAAGGCGAGCTGCTCGGAGATATCGTCCACGCGCGTCACCGCCGCCGGCCGGAAAATCCCATAACAGGTTCCGCCAGGAGCCCGCACGCTGTCGTACCAGACGCCGTCCGCGCCGCGCTGCCGAAGCTCGTGACCGAGGCGCTGCGCGGCACCGTACTTCAACGGGTCGGGATTGTAGATGGCCATCGCGCCACCGCTCGCCCGACGTACGTCAGTGATATTTCGATCGTCGAGTCGGAGTGTCAGCGCGACGCGCGGAATGCGGCCCGCAGGAGCGGCGCTTGCAGACAAGTATCGCGCCGCGTGGTAGGCTGATTCGCGCACAGCGACGTCGAGCGAGTCCCCTGCGTACAAGACGCCGAATGTGCCCGGAGAAAATCGACTTGGACCGGGGCGAAGAAACGGCCCCATAACGATCGCCGCGTGTGGGCCGCCGTAGCGATCGCTCACCGGGATGATTCGTAGCGCTCCGGCCGCATCCCGCGCGAGAGGATCGATTCGTGCACGAATCTCAAGGAGCGTGTCCAGGTCCGCCGGATCGTCGACTAGCTCGGCAAGCGCGGCCAACGGCGGCCGAGGATCGGCGACGACGCGCCGGAGATCTACCAACCTTGGCGCGCGAGGTCGAGATACCGTCGCACGTCGATAAGGTCGCCCATAAGGCCCGACGTCATCCGGTTCAACGGTGGTTCATCGCCGAAGTCGCGGTTCGGCCGCCGCACCCATTCATCGGCGATCGGACCACGGCCGAACAGAGCGGCGAGGTTTTCCCAGATGGCGATGAGATTCGCGACTCGCTCGCTCACGTCCGGCGATATCTCCCGGTCTGGAGAACCGGACATCCGACGCAGCGTGCGCTGATGGACACCCAGCAGTCGCGACGTCTCCGCAGCGGTGAGCCGCCAGTGCTCGGCGATCCGCAGTACTGCGCCGAGGGCGACCGTCGCGGTAGAATGCGGTGCAGTTGTGGACATCTGACCTAATAATGCGACGATAACGGACATTTGTCAACCCGGCGTGGCTAGCAAGTAACCTGGCGCCTCCAAGGAAGAGGGGCCCTCGTCAAGGTTCATAGCGATACCACTCCCTATTGCGAGCGCGGTCCTCGAACGGGACCGCGAATGCTTCTATAAAGTCGCGAAAGTGCCAGGTGACGAAAATGTCGAAGAATCGCCCCGTTTTCGATGCGACGCTAAAGCTCGTTTTGCGCTTTATTCCATTCTTCCCAGCACCGGACTATATGAATTAATTCGCTCGGTTCGTCGTAGAGAGAGGCGCACCTCGATGACCAGATCCGCGAAGCTTTCGAGTCGCTTGAGAAGTCGTCTCATTTAATCGAAGACCTTAGCGGCATCCTAAAGGAACGCGAGCAAAATTACTCGAACTGAGAGCGGAGTACGAGCGCGTTTCCAAGCTCGCGACCCTTACCAGCGCGCAGGCAGAAGCCGTTGCGGCTTCTCTCGAAAAAACGACAAACAAAGCGGCTCCGCGCGAACGTCTCATCGCGTTCGTCATCAATATATAGCCGCCGGGCTCATCATTTTTGTATTAGGCGTATTTGCGGCTGACTGGGTGAAGGCCCTCTTTTCCGCGCGCCCATTCTTAGCTGTTGTGCCGGCCGAATAAAGCCCGCGAACGTTGGGACGCAGTTGCTCTGGACGGACGACGACTGACCTGTTGCACTCGGTGCACGGAGTTCGTGTCGTAACCCTTCTTGTCAACCGAACGTCACCAGAGCGCGAACGGGCTCGGGATCAAGGCTCAGCACGCGACGCGCGGAGTCTGCTCGCGTGGTGCTTCCGTAATGGCGAAGGAGTACGTCGAGGTCAATCGAGCCGCGGCTGCTGCTGCACATCCTCTCGGCGGTCGCAGAAGCACTACACGCCGTTGACCGCGATGAAGGTCGCGCGCATTCTCCAGGGCGCCGCCTCAGCGTACCCGTAGACCCTCAGTGGACGGGTCGCAATGGGACCTTTTTCGTTCTCCGTCGTGCCACCCTAGCACAATTGTGCTCTACACCATTGAAAATCCGAGACGGTACGCGGTTTTCCGAATATGGAGACGAGGGGACTCGAACCCCTGACATCCTGCTTGCAAAGCAGGCGCTCTACCAGCTGAGCTACGTCCCCGGACGGGGGAGTGCGTTCGCCGGGGAGGTGGGGGACGGCCTCCGGCTCGCATTAAGGCGGATGCCCCCGGCCGCGACCGTGCCCCTGCCGTATCCCGAGACCCCGCGGGTGGACCAGATCGACGACTACTTCGGGACGCGGGTCGCCGACCCGTACCGCTGGCTCGAGGACGTCGACTCGGCGCAGACCCGGCGCTGGATCGACGAACAGAACGAGCTCACCGAGTCGTTCTTGGCCACCGTGCCGCAGCGCGAGGCGATTCGCGCGCGCCTGACCGAGGTGTGGAACTACGAGCGGCGCTCGGTGCCGGAGAAGGTCGGCGAGCTGTACGCGTACTTCCGCAACACCGGGCTGCAGAACCAAGCCGTGCTCTACGTCGCGCGCGATCTGGCCGAACCGGGACGCGTGCTGCTCGACCCCAACACGCTCTCCCCGGACGGCACGGTCGCACTGACCGGCGCTTCGTTCAGCGACGACGGCGCGCGGCTCGCGTACAGCGTCTCGTCTTCGGGTTCGGACTGGCAGGAGTGGCACGTGCGCGACGTCGCGACCGGCAAAGATCTTTCCGACGTCGTGCGCTGGTCGAAGTTCTCCGGCGCCTCGTGGAAGCGCGACGGGAGCGGGTTCTACTACAGCCGCTACGACGAGCCGTCGACCGACAACAAGTTCAAGGAGACGAACTACTTCCACAAAGTCTACTTCCACCGGCTCGGAACGCCGCAGTCGACCGACCTGCTCGTCTACGAACGCCCCGACCACAAGGACTGGAACTTCGGCGCGATCACGACCGAGGACGCGCGCTACCTCGTCATCGACGTCAGCCACGGAACCGCGCCCGAGAACGCGATCTTCGTCAAAGACCTGGCCGGCGACGGCGCGGTGATCGAGCTGCTGCCGGACGAGGACGCGCGCTACGCGTACCTGGCGAACGACGCGACGGCGTTCTACTTCCTGACTACCAAAGACGCCCCGCGCGCGCGCGTGATCGCGATCGAGCTGCACGACCGCACCGTGCGCGAGATCGTCCCGCAGAGCACCGACCTGCTTGACGACGCCCGGTTCTTCGGCGACCGTATCGTCGCTGCGTACCTGCACGACGCGCTCGCGCGCGTGGTCGTCTACGCGCTCGACGGGAGCGTCGTGAGCGGCGTCGCGCTGCCCGGGCTCGGCAGCGTCGCCGGCTTCAGCGGCAAGCGCCGCGCGCAGGAGACGTTCTACAGCTACACCAGCTACACCGAGCCGACGTCGATCTATCGCTACGACATCGCGAGCGCGCGCTCCGAGCGCGTCTTCACGCCGCCGATTCGCATGGACGCGAGCGCGTTCGAGAGCGAGCAGGTGTTCTACACCTCGAAGGACGGCACGCGCGTTCCGATGATGGTGACGTACAAGAAAGGTGTCGCGCGCGACGGCAGCGCGCCGGCGATTTTGTACGGTTACGGCGGGTTCGACATCTCGCTCACGCCGGCGTTCTCGTCGGCGGTGCTGGTGTGGCTCGAGATGGGCGGGATCTACGCGGTCGCGAACCTGCGCGGCGGCGGCGAGTACGGCGAGTCGTGGCACCAGGACGGCATCAAGGCGCGCAAGCAGAACGTCTTCGACGACTTCATCGCGGCGGCCGAGTACCTCATCGCCGAGAAGTGGACCTCGACGCCGAATTTGGCGATCCACGGCGGCTCGAACGGCGGGCTGCTGGTCGGGGCGTGCATGACGCAGCGGCCGGAGCTGTTCGGCGCGGCGCTGCCGACCGTCGGCGTGCTCGACATGCTGCGCTTTCAGCACTTCACCATCGGCTGGGCTTGGGCGTCGGACTACGGTTCGTCCGACGATCCCGACGAGGTGCGCGCGCTGCTCGCGTACTCGCCGTATCACAACGTGCGGCCAGGCACGCGCTATCCGGCGACGCTGATCACCACCGGCGACCACGACGACCGCGTGTTTCCGGCGCACTCGTTCAAGTTCGCCGCGGCGCTGCAGCACGCGCAGGCCGGCGACGCGCCGATCCTGCTCAGCGTCGAGACGAAAGCC
The Candidatus Eremiobacterota bacterium genome window above contains:
- a CDS encoding GNAT family N-acetyltransferase, with translation MIRGELTALRLVSQTDLPLLERWFTDPQIFEYWGGLPKSREQVAAEYLGIENGDEIVLSFVVERDGEPIGYIQGWSDEPLIGGIDLVLVPHARDRGYGSDAVRALALYLRDRLRWTEITVDPLASNARAIRAFEKAGFRRERDAPDHPDGPSLIMAFEPRAATKPGHAPAGPECTSVDPAGD
- a CDS encoding RES family NAD+ phosphorylase, whose amino-acid sequence is MAALAELVDDPADLDTLLEIRARIDPLARDAAGALRIIPVSDRYGGPHAAIVMGPFLRPGPSRFSPGTFGVLYAGDSLDVAVRESAYHAARYLSASAAPAGRIPRVALTLRLDDRNITDVRRASGGAMAIYNPDPLKYGAAQRLGHELRQRGADGVWYDSVRAPGGTCYGIFRPAAVTRVDDISEQLAFVWDGARIDRYEIVRSVPL
- a CDS encoding S9 family peptidase — encoded protein: MDQIDDYFGTRVADPYRWLEDVDSAQTRRWIDEQNELTESFLATVPQREAIRARLTEVWNYERRSVPEKVGELYAYFRNTGLQNQAVLYVARDLAEPGRVLLDPNTLSPDGTVALTGASFSDDGARLAYSVSSSGSDWQEWHVRDVATGKDLSDVVRWSKFSGASWKRDGSGFYYSRYDEPSTDNKFKETNYFHKVYFHRLGTPQSTDLLVYERPDHKDWNFGAITTEDARYLVIDVSHGTAPENAIFVKDLAGDGAVIELLPDEDARYAYLANDATAFYFLTTKDAPRARVIAIELHDRTVREIVPQSTDLLDDARFFGDRIVAAYLHDALARVVVYALDGSVVSGVALPGLGSVAGFSGKRRAQETFYSYTSYTEPTSIYRYDIASARSERVFTPPIRMDASAFESEQVFYTSKDGTRVPMMVTYKKGVARDGSAPAILYGYGGFDISLTPAFSSAVLVWLEMGGIYAVANLRGGGEYGESWHQDGIKARKQNVFDDFIAAAEYLIAEKWTSTPNLAIHGGSNGGLLVGACMTQRPELFGAALPTVGVLDMLRFQHFTIGWAWASDYGSSDDPDEVRALLAYSPYHNVRPGTRYPATLITTGDHDDRVFPAHSFKFAAALQHAQAGDAPILLSVETKAGHGAGKPTAKQLDEVVERYAFLVKVMKLTETAPAKAVL
- a CDS encoding GNAT family N-acetyltransferase, whose amino-acid sequence is MKLVAASDADFAWMIRGDGTSEHGLALPPGGVDEVPHLEMLRGVARRLRSDGIPLWMIVAGDEVVGLCSYKDAPTPDGRVEIGYGIAATRRRRGHATEAVAALLDAARTDPDVRTVLADTAVDNVASQRVLVKNGFRRSGTRTDPVDGELVVWRIDLSAEPSA
- a CDS encoding DUF2384 domain-containing protein — encoded protein: MSVIVALLGQMSTTAPHSTATVALGAVLRIAEHWRLTAAETSRLLGVHQRTLRRMSGSPDREISPDVSERVANLIAIWENLAALFGRGPIADEWVRRPNRDFGDEPPLNRMTSGLMGDLIDVRRYLDLARQGW